In Ascaphus truei isolate aAscTru1 chromosome 5, aAscTru1.hap1, whole genome shotgun sequence, one genomic interval encodes:
- the LOC142496096 gene encoding V-type proton ATPase 116 kDa subunit a 4-like produces MASLFRSEEMCLTQLFLQVEAGYCCIAELGELGLVQFRDLNISVNNFQRRFVNEVRRSEAMERILRFLESEMENDKIVIQTPEKIPQTPLPREMIDLETVLEKLEGELQEVNRNQQTLKQNFLELTELKQLLKKTQDFFEAEANLPDDFFNEDTSSLLELRTVPSAAAAGKLGFTAGVIGRERMAMFERMLWRVCRGNIYLKYSELEAELEDPVTKEDVKKNVFIIFYQGEQLKQKVKKICDGFRATVYPCPESSSERRDMVADVNTRIEDLNTVITQTESHRQRMLLEAAQSLCSWGIKVKKMKAVYHVLNLCNIDVTQQCVIAEIWCPVADKERIKRALYCGMERSGSTIAPIVTDIPTRMEPPTFNRTNKFTSGFQNIVDAYGVANYREMNPTPYTIITFPFLFAVMFGDCGHGAVMLGAALWMVMNEKKLLASKNNNEIWTTFFGGRYLILLMSVFSIYTGFIYNDCFSKSFNIFGSSWRVRPMFKNDTWNKDLMHLGIDLEMDPAVPGVFSGNPYPFGIDPIWNIAKNKLTFLNSYKMKMSVIMGITQMVFGVILSLFNHLNFKRYMNVLVQFIPELIFILSLFGYLVFMIIFKWCTYDVHTSQKAPSILIHFINMFLFNYNDPTNAPLYTHQKDVQSFLVIFALIAVPWMLLIKPFVLRANHIKSQRMLHSSPLPEDQTEDKDVEGAQANHAKVASQEEHGEGHGEHGGEFDFGDVFVHQAIHTIEFCLGCISNTASYLRLWALSLAHAQLSEVLWTMVMRNGLASTGWGGLVGVFIIFAAFAGLTVAILLVMEGLSAFLHALRLHWVEFQNKFYSGAGHLFQPFSFQRILDGTADE; encoded by the exons ATGGCGTCCCTGTTCCGGAGCGAGGAGATGTGCCTGACCCAGCTGTTCCTGCAGGTGGAGGCTGGTTACTGCTGCATTGCGGAGCTGGGAGAACTGGGGCTGGTGCAGTTCAGAGAT CTGAACATCAGCGTCAACAACTTCCAGAGGAGGTTTGTGAACGAGGTCCGTCGGAGCGAGGCCATGGAGAGGATCCTAC ggtTTCTGGAGAGTGAGATGGAAAATGATAAGATTGTGATTCAGACGCCAGAGAAGATCCCACAGACCCCGCTGCCCCGAGAAATGATTGAcctggag ACGGTTCTGGAGAAGCTGGAGGGAGAGCTGCAGGAGGTGAACAGGAACCAGCAGACACTGAAACAGAACTTCTTGGAGCTCACAGAACTCAAGCAGCTTCTAAAGAAGACACAGGATTTCTTCGAG GCAGAAGCTAACCTTCCCGATGACTTCTTTAATGAGGACACAAGCAGCCTATTGGAACTCAGGACCGTGCCCTCAGCTGCGGCAGCTGGGAAGCTGGG GTTCACCGCCGGCGTGATCGGCCGGGAGAGAATGGCTATGTTTGAGAGGATGTTGTGGAGAGTTTGCAGGGGGAACATTTACCTGAAGTACAGTGAGCTGGAAGCCGAGCTGGAAGATCCTGTCACG AAGGAAGATGTGAAGAAGAACGTTTTCATCATATTTTACCAGGGAGAGCAGCTCAAACAGAAAGTCAAGAAAATCTGCGATGG CTTCAGAGCCACCGTCTACCCGTGTCCCGAGTCTTCGAGCGAGCGCAGGGATATGGTGGCTGACGTCAACACGAGGATTGAAGACTTAAACACC GTCATCACCCAGACGGAGTCTCACCGGCAGCGCATGCTGCTGGAGGCGGCTCAGAGTCTGTGCAGCTGGGGCATCAAGGTGAAGAAGATGAAGGCCGTGTACCACGTCCTCAACCTGTGCAACATCGACGTCACCCAGCAGTGCGTCATCGCTGAGATCTGGTGCCCCGTGGCCGACAAGGAGCGCATCAAACGTGCGCTTTACTGTGGCATG GAGCGCAGCGGTTCCACCATCGCTCCCATTGTGACCGACATACCCACAAGGATGGAGCCACCAACCTTCAACCGCACCAACAAGTTCACATCAGGTTTCCAAAACATTGTGGATGCCTACGGGGTCGCGAATTACAGGGAGATGAACCCAA CTCCCTACACCATCATCACCTTCCCCTTCCTCTTTGCGGTGATGTTTGGTGACTGTGGCCATGGGGCTGTCATGTTGGGAGCTGCCCTCTGGATGGTTATGAATGAGAAGAAGCTGCTGGCTTCGAAGAACAATAATGAG ATCTGGACCACGTTCTTCGGAGGACGGTACCTTATCCTCCTCATGAGCGTGTTCTCCATCTACACCGGCTTCATCTACAATGACTGCTTCTCCAAATCCTTCAACATATTTGGCTCATCCTGGAGAGTTCGTCCCATGTTTAAAAACGACACATGGAA TAAAGATCTGATGCATTTGGGTATTGATTTGGAGATGGACCCAGCAGTTCCGGGCGTGTTCTCTGGAAATCCATATCCCTTCGGGATCGACCCG ATCTGGAACATTGCTAAAAACAAGCTGACCTTCCTGAACTCCTACAAGATGAAGATGTCCGTGATCATGGGGATCACTCAGATGGTTTTCGGGGTGATACTCAGCCTTTTCAACCACCT AAACTTCAAGAGATACATGAACGTCCTCGTGCAGTTCATCCCCGAGTTGATCTTCATTCTCTCCCTCTTCGGTTACTTGGTCTTCATGATTATCTTCAAGTGGTGTACATATGATGTGCACACCTCCCAGAAAGCACCCAGCATCCTAATCCACTTCATCAACATGTTCCTCTTCAATTACAATGACCCAACAAATGCTCCTCTCTACACACATCAG AAAGATGTGCAGAGCTTCCTGGTAATTTTTGCCCTGATTGCCGTACCCTGGATGCTTCTAATAAAACCCTTTGTCCTACGAGCCAACCACATCAAAAGTCAGCGCATG CTGCATTCATCGCCCCTGCCCGAGGACCAGACTGAGGATAAAGATGTAGAGGGCGCGCAGGCCAATCACGCCAAGGTGGCCAGCCAAGAGGAGCACGGGGAAGGACATGGAGAGcacgggggagag TTTGATTTTGGGGATGTATTTGTTCACCAAGCCATCCACACCATAGAGTTCTGCCTGGGATGCATATCCAACACAGCCTCCTACCTGCGGCTCTGGGCTCTGAGTCTGGCTCATGCAC AGCTGTCCGAGGTGCTGTGGACAATGGTGATGCGCAACGGCTTGGCCAGCACAGGCTGGGGAGGACTCGTTGGCGTCTTCATCATCTTTGCTGCCTTTGCTGGTCTTACAGTGGCCATCCTGCTGGTCATGGAGGGGCTCTCTGCCTTCCTGCACGCGCTCAGGCTCCACTG